The Deinococcus sonorensis KR-87 genome includes a window with the following:
- a CDS encoding phosphatidylserine decarboxylase has product MKRVSRVLRVLLPIAAVWAAVLYFLQRIWFYRDPVRVTPKGDDLLISPCDGQVVYIRRVENGEITSQKLGESIRVSEITHAEWPEGTTPGTGWLIGIYMSPLDVHFNYAPLSATVSGIAHNGAKLNLPMVDLWEYVQLTYLRRAVDLFAKRYALENERQTVFLEGQLGGRPLKVAMVEIADKFVNKISTYIKVGETVRPGQKISFIERGSQVDLFVFSEDLDFLVGVGDQVYGAQTPIARRR; this is encoded by the coding sequence ATGAAGCGAGTGTCGAGGGTCCTGCGCGTGCTGTTGCCCATCGCTGCCGTGTGGGCGGCGGTTCTGTATTTCCTGCAACGCATCTGGTTCTACCGTGATCCGGTGCGGGTCACGCCCAAGGGCGACGACCTGCTGATCAGCCCCTGCGACGGGCAGGTGGTGTACATCCGCCGGGTCGAGAACGGTGAGATCACTTCGCAGAAGCTGGGCGAGTCGATCCGGGTCAGCGAGATCACGCACGCCGAGTGGCCGGAAGGCACCACCCCCGGCACCGGCTGGCTGATCGGCATCTACATGAGCCCGCTGGACGTGCACTTCAACTACGCGCCGCTCAGTGCCACGGTCAGCGGCATCGCGCACAACGGGGCCAAGCTGAACCTGCCGATGGTGGACCTGTGGGAGTACGTGCAGCTCACCTACCTGCGCCGCGCCGTGGACCTGTTCGCCAAGCGCTACGCGCTGGAGAACGAGCGCCAGACGGTGTTTCTGGAAGGTCAGCTGGGCGGACGTCCGCTCAAGGTCGCGATGGTCGAGATCGCCGACAAGTTCGTCAACAAGATCAGCACCTACATCAAGGTGGGGGAGACGGTGCGGCCCGGGCAGAAGATCAGCTTCATCGAGCGCGGCTCGCAGGTGGACCTGTTCGTGTTCAGCGAGGACCTGGACTTCCTGGTGGGCGTGGGCGATCAGGTGTACGGCGCCCAGACCCCCATCGCGCGACGCCGCTGA
- a CDS encoding DedA family protein, which translates to MDLHALSQVFSLDHFLHWLNTLNPLWVHVVNALLLVAEGIGLPGIPFEISMLASGLLVHQHQTTLLESVLWGGLGNWVGNLIGFELGGRIMNRLPERLRGSMGVPEVQRWMARSGPWVVIISRWFGAIRTPFILYAKAAGMPLRTYALYSLLGALSWTAAWQIGLWYFGSVFIELWHRYQWYVIGGGVVVGLIIWLVMSRRKPQTPAS; encoded by the coding sequence ATGGATCTGCACGCCCTCTCGCAGGTGTTCTCGCTGGACCATTTCCTGCACTGGCTGAACACGCTCAACCCGCTGTGGGTGCATGTGGTGAACGCCCTGCTGCTGGTGGCCGAGGGCATCGGGCTGCCGGGCATTCCCTTCGAGATCAGCATGCTGGCGAGCGGCCTGCTGGTGCACCAGCACCAGACCACCCTGCTGGAGAGCGTGCTGTGGGGGGGGCTGGGCAACTGGGTCGGCAACCTGATCGGGTTTGAACTGGGCGGACGCATCATGAACCGGCTGCCGGAGCGGCTGCGCGGCAGCATGGGCGTACCGGAGGTGCAGCGCTGGATGGCCCGCAGCGGCCCGTGGGTAGTGATCATCAGCCGCTGGTTCGGGGCCATCCGCACCCCCTTCATCCTGTATGCCAAGGCGGCCGGCATGCCGCTGCGCACCTACGCGCTGTACTCGCTGCTGGGGGCGCTGAGCTGGACCGCCGCGTGGCAGATCGGGCTGTGGTACTTCGGCAGCGTGTTCATCGAGCTGTGGCACCGCTACCAGTGGTACGTGATCGGCGGCGGCGTGGTGGTGGGCCTGATCATCTGGCTGGTGATGTCGCGGCGCAAACCGCAGACCCCGGCCTCCTGA
- a CDS encoding phosphotransferase: protein MERLLKEARLGPLRGWSTLSGGHANDLYRLQLDGPLPSVVLRSWRRAPDRAATELAVMRRASAVVPVPDVLAQDLDPGAPLALLEDVAGVTAEEALAQDPQAAQFIGERLGDAFARLSQIQFAAAGLIPDARLEPDPWPPASAAEQLLGFAHPRVWSEAVRASLGPALQRRWWTLIEQHAPLLSAVDDERSLVHADANPKNVMVRRDRSGWSVAAVLDWEFALSGPSLMDLGNLLRYEPRTGSAFASGVQRGWQDAGGPTPPDWLRVARTLDVYSLLDFVTRPGHPLHGPVVQLIRSAADQNTL, encoded by the coding sequence GTGGAGCGGCTGCTGAAGGAGGCCAGATTGGGCCCCTTGCGCGGCTGGTCCACCCTGAGCGGCGGGCACGCCAACGACCTGTACCGCTTGCAGCTAGACGGCCCCCTGCCCAGCGTGGTGCTGCGGTCCTGGCGGCGCGCTCCGGACCGGGCCGCCACTGAGCTGGCCGTGATGCGGCGGGCCTCCGCCGTGGTGCCGGTGCCGGACGTGCTGGCCCAGGACCTGGACCCCGGGGCGCCGCTGGCCCTGCTGGAGGACGTGGCCGGCGTCACGGCCGAGGAGGCGCTGGCGCAGGACCCGCAGGCGGCCCAGTTCATCGGTGAGCGGCTGGGCGACGCCTTCGCCCGGCTGTCTCAGATCCAGTTCGCGGCGGCGGGCCTGATTCCCGATGCCCGGCTGGAGCCGGACCCCTGGCCTCCAGCGTCGGCGGCCGAGCAACTGCTCGGGTTCGCGCACCCCCGCGTCTGGAGTGAAGCCGTACGCGCGTCATTGGGCCCGGCGCTGCAGCGGCGCTGGTGGACACTGATCGAGCAGCACGCCCCACTGCTGAGCGCCGTGGACGACGAGCGCTCGCTGGTGCATGCCGACGCCAACCCCAAGAACGTGATGGTGCGACGGGACCGCTCTGGTTGGAGCGTGGCGGCGGTGCTGGACTGGGAATTCGCGCTGAGCGGCCCCAGCCTGATGGACCTGGGCAACCTGCTGCGCTACGAACCGCGCACCGGTTCCGCGTTCGCATCCGGGGTTCAGCGCGGCTGGCAGGACGCGGGCGGCCCCACCCCACCGGACTGGCTGCGCGTGGCCCGGACGCTCGACGTGTACAGCCTGCTGGACTTCGTGACCCGGCCCGGCCATCCGCTGCACGGCCCGGTGGTGCAGCTGATCCGCAGCGCGGCAGATCAGAACACGCTCTGA
- a CDS encoding ABC transporter ATP-binding protein, with the protein MSAGPVQLRTEQLSRVYPSGEGSVTALSSFTHTFAPGMTAVVGPSGSGKSTLLNLLAGFDRPTGGTVRVGDTDLNRLSEAGRADFRLKHYGFVFQSHNLVAILSALENVEFPLMLTGMPARERRERARTLLEQVGLGQRAHHMPAQLSGGEAQRVAIARALVGDPDVLLADEPTGNLDSRSGETVLNLLMAPARAGRTVVLITHDAEVAARADHTLRVRDGEVHVEVPA; encoded by the coding sequence ATGAGCGCCGGGCCTGTGCAGCTGCGCACCGAGCAGCTCAGCCGGGTGTATCCCAGCGGCGAGGGCTCGGTCACCGCGCTGTCCAGCTTCACCCACACCTTCGCACCGGGCATGACGGCGGTGGTGGGCCCTTCGGGCAGCGGCAAGAGCACCCTGCTGAACCTGCTGGCCGGCTTCGACCGGCCGACCGGTGGCACCGTGCGGGTGGGCGACACCGACCTGAACCGCCTCTCGGAAGCGGGCCGCGCCGACTTCCGGCTGAAGCACTACGGCTTCGTGTTCCAGAGCCACAACCTGGTGGCGATCCTGAGCGCGCTGGAGAACGTGGAGTTTCCGCTGATGCTGACCGGGATGCCGGCCCGCGAGCGGCGTGAGCGGGCGCGGACGCTGCTGGAGCAGGTGGGGCTGGGGCAGCGCGCCCACCACATGCCGGCCCAGCTGTCGGGCGGAGAGGCGCAGCGGGTGGCCATCGCCCGCGCGCTGGTGGGCGACCCGGACGTGCTGCTGGCCGACGAGCCCACCGGCAACCTGGACTCGCGCAGCGGCGAGACGGTGCTGAACCTGCTGATGGCGCCGGCCCGCGCTGGCCGGACCGTGGTGCTGATCACCCACGACGCGGAGGTGGCCGCCCGCGCCGACCACACGCTGCGGGTGCGCGACGGTGAGGTGCACGTGGAGGTGCCGGCATAG
- a CDS encoding ABC transporter permease has translation MRSKDLWLMAWRGLTRRPVRTILTALGITVAVASMVIFLSLGEGLRKVFTSELGGIGPDIQVSLNGFTQGLAPAPSLPDRTEADVRQLSQELGIVQVTPVVMALRTSLDPSQSVVFYGLPADQGIRAVFPKVTVVQGRALTQADEGQPVAVVGAKAAENLKLKIGSTLRLNRRAAVRVTGILNPESGLTDSFVFLPLSTLQKDIGAEGKLSLVAVKLRDPRQARTVATQLARRLNLEAQTQSDFLSFVERALRISDAVRFGISLIALIVGGLAVANTVMMGVFERTREFGTLRAIGARPAFVRALVLTESLLLSLVGGVFGILLGLVGIWGVNVYTQNLAGIDAAALTVRLTVLAFGISLLLGLVAGLIPARTAGNTQITDALGRA, from the coding sequence GTGCGAAGCAAGGATTTGTGGCTGATGGCGTGGCGCGGCCTGACCCGGCGCCCGGTGCGGACCATCCTGACGGCGCTGGGCATCACGGTGGCGGTGGCCAGCATGGTGATCTTCCTGTCGCTGGGCGAGGGCCTGAGGAAGGTGTTCACCAGCGAACTGGGCGGCATCGGCCCGGACATTCAGGTGTCGCTCAACGGCTTCACCCAGGGGCTGGCCCCCGCCCCCAGCCTGCCGGACCGCACCGAGGCGGACGTGCGGCAGCTGTCCCAGGAGCTCGGCATCGTGCAGGTGACGCCGGTGGTAATGGCGCTGCGGACCAGCCTGGACCCGTCGCAGAGCGTGGTGTTCTACGGCCTGCCGGCCGATCAGGGCATTCGGGCAGTGTTTCCCAAGGTGACGGTGGTGCAGGGCCGCGCGCTGACCCAGGCCGACGAGGGCCAGCCGGTGGCGGTGGTGGGCGCCAAGGCGGCCGAGAACCTGAAACTGAAAATCGGCTCGACCCTGCGGCTGAACCGCCGCGCCGCCGTGCGCGTGACCGGTATCCTGAACCCGGAAAGCGGCCTGACCGATTCCTTCGTGTTCCTGCCGCTCAGCACGCTGCAGAAGGACATCGGCGCCGAGGGCAAGCTGTCGCTGGTGGCAGTGAAGCTGAGGGACCCCCGGCAGGCGCGCACCGTGGCCACCCAGCTGGCCAGGCGGCTGAACCTGGAAGCGCAGACCCAGTCGGACTTCCTGAGCTTCGTGGAGCGGGCGCTGCGCATCAGCGACGCGGTGCGCTTCGGCATCAGCCTGATCGCGCTGATCGTGGGCGGGCTGGCGGTCGCCAACACCGTGATGATGGGGGTGTTCGAGCGCACCCGCGAGTTCGGCACGCTGCGGGCCATCGGAGCGCGGCCCGCCTTCGTGCGGGCGCTGGTGCTGACCGAGAGCCTGCTGCTGAGTCTGGTGGGCGGGGTGTTCGGCATCCTGCTGGGGCTGGTGGGCATCTGGGGTGTGAACGTCTACACCCAGAATCTGGCGGGCATTGACGCGGCGGCCCTGACCGTGCGCCTGACGGTGCTGGCCTTCGGCATCTCGCTGCTGCTGGGGCTGGTGGCGGGGCTGATTCCGGCCCGCACCGCCGGCAACACCCAGATCACCGACGCCCTGGGGCGGGCATGA
- a CDS encoding quinone oxidoreductase family protein, whose amino-acid sequence MRAVQMDTPGGPEVLKLREVPLAAPAAGEVQLQLRYAGLNFIDVYHRSGLYPLPMPATLGREGMGTVEQLGEGVSGLSVGQRVAFAMHPGSYAERVNVPAWLLAPVPDAVSDEVAAAAMLQGLTAQFLTRTTWPLAAGQLVVVHAAAGGVGGLLVQLGRLLGATVLATAGSEAKRQLARELGAHEVASYDEFAEVARGLGRAHVIYDGVGQATFRAGLDALRPRGMMVLYGAASGPVEPLDPQLLNQKGSLFLTRPSLGAYIQDAAEVQQRAAELFGWIAAGQLQVRVDRVFDLSEVAEAHRHIEARGTLGKVLIRTGG is encoded by the coding sequence ATGCGCGCCGTTCAGATGGATACGCCGGGTGGCCCTGAAGTCCTGAAGCTCCGCGAGGTGCCGCTGGCCGCCCCCGCCGCCGGTGAGGTGCAGTTGCAGCTGCGCTATGCGGGCCTGAACTTCATTGACGTGTATCACCGCTCGGGCCTGTACCCGCTGCCGATGCCCGCCACGCTGGGCCGCGAGGGCATGGGCACTGTTGAGCAGCTGGGCGAGGGGGTCAGCGGGCTGAGCGTGGGCCAGCGGGTGGCCTTCGCGATGCACCCCGGCAGCTACGCCGAGCGGGTGAATGTGCCGGCCTGGCTGCTGGCGCCGGTCCCGGACGCGGTCAGCGACGAGGTGGCGGCGGCGGCCATGCTGCAGGGCCTGACCGCCCAGTTCCTGACCCGCACCACCTGGCCGCTGGCGGCGGGTCAGCTGGTGGTGGTGCACGCGGCGGCGGGCGGCGTGGGTGGGCTGCTGGTGCAGCTCGGCCGGCTGCTGGGCGCCACCGTGCTGGCCACCGCCGGCAGCGAGGCCAAGCGGCAGCTGGCCCGCGAGCTGGGCGCCCACGAGGTCGCCAGTTACGACGAGTTTGCCGAAGTGGCCCGGGGGCTGGGCCGCGCCCACGTGATCTACGACGGCGTGGGGCAGGCCACCTTCCGGGCCGGGCTGGACGCGCTGCGCCCGCGCGGCATGATGGTGCTGTACGGGGCCGCCAGCGGTCCGGTGGAACCGCTGGACCCGCAGCTGCTCAACCAGAAGGGCAGCCTGTTCCTGACCCGCCCCAGCCTGGGCGCCTACATTCAGGACGCGGCAGAAGTGCAGCAGCGGGCCGCCGAGCTGTTCGGCTGGATCGCGGCCGGGCAGCTGCAGGTGCGGGTGGACCGGGTGTTTGACCTGTCGGAGGTGGCCGAGGCGCATCGGCACATCGAGGCGCGCGGCACGCTCGGCAAGGTGCTGATTCGTACCGGGGGCTGA
- a CDS encoding amylosucrase has product MPDAAQNARLRAAFDDDRDADTFLLRLDRYGPELQESLETVYGAGELMERLTETLLMGFHERPADLRRLDEARLLRPDWLQTEQMLGYVAYADRYAGDLRGVGQHLDYLSDLGVRYLHLMPLLRPREGENDGGYAVQDYRSVRPDLGSMDDLSALARQLRERGISLCLDLVLNHVAREHEWALRAQAGEARYRDYFHMYPDRTVPDQYERTLPEVFPDFAPGNFTLDEVSGQWVWTTFNTYQWDLNWANPEVFLEFVEILIYLANRGVEIFRLDAIAFIWKRLGTDSQNQPEVHVLTRALRAALRIVAPAVAFKAEAIVAPTQLIHYLGRGVHHGRLSDLAYHNSLMVQLWSSLASQEVRLFEEALLSMPPKPASATWGTYVRCHDDIGWAILDSDAERAGRSGDAHRRFLSDFYSGEYPGSFARGLVFQHNPRTGDRRISGSAASLAGLESARSPLDRTLALERLLLLHAVALAFGGVPLLYMGDEQAMLNDLMFMTTPEHAADNRWVHRPLMDWARAERRHDLTTDEGRMYQGLTGLIRARQGAPQLHASVEAQVFRSPNPHVLFLARLHPVGTLLCLYNFSPQPQPFEVAALRPHFGQRARDRISGETLDLHGPLLTLAPYGRLWLTEAPA; this is encoded by the coding sequence ATGCCAGACGCTGCCCAGAATGCCCGCCTGAGGGCCGCCTTCGACGACGACCGCGACGCGGACACCTTTCTGCTGCGGCTGGACCGCTACGGCCCGGAGCTGCAGGAGAGCCTGGAGACGGTGTACGGCGCGGGTGAGCTGATGGAGCGGCTGACCGAGACGCTGCTGATGGGCTTCCACGAACGCCCCGCCGACCTGAGGCGCCTGGATGAGGCCCGCCTGCTGCGCCCCGACTGGCTGCAGACCGAGCAGATGCTCGGCTACGTCGCCTACGCCGACCGGTACGCCGGTGACCTGCGGGGGGTGGGCCAGCATCTGGACTACCTCTCGGACCTGGGCGTCCGTTATCTGCACCTGATGCCGCTGCTGCGCCCACGCGAAGGCGAGAACGACGGCGGCTACGCGGTGCAGGACTACCGCTCGGTGCGTCCGGACCTGGGCAGCATGGATGACCTCTCCGCGCTGGCCCGGCAGCTGCGGGAGCGCGGCATCAGCCTGTGCCTGGATCTGGTGCTCAATCACGTGGCGCGCGAGCACGAGTGGGCGCTGCGGGCACAGGCCGGCGAGGCGCGCTACCGCGATTACTTCCACATGTACCCGGACCGCACGGTGCCGGACCAGTACGAGCGCACGCTGCCGGAGGTGTTTCCGGACTTCGCGCCCGGCAACTTCACGCTGGACGAGGTGAGCGGCCAGTGGGTCTGGACCACCTTCAACACCTATCAGTGGGACCTGAACTGGGCCAACCCCGAGGTGTTTCTGGAGTTCGTGGAGATCCTGATCTATCTGGCCAACCGGGGCGTGGAGATTTTCCGGCTGGACGCCATCGCCTTCATCTGGAAGCGCCTCGGGACCGACAGCCAGAACCAGCCGGAGGTGCACGTCCTCACCCGGGCGCTGCGGGCGGCCCTGCGGATCGTGGCCCCGGCCGTGGCGTTCAAGGCCGAGGCGATCGTGGCCCCCACCCAGCTGATTCACTACCTGGGGCGCGGGGTGCATCACGGCCGCCTTTCGGACCTGGCCTACCACAACAGCCTGATGGTGCAGCTGTGGAGCAGCCTGGCCAGCCAGGAGGTGCGGCTCTTCGAGGAGGCGCTGCTGAGCATGCCGCCCAAGCCGGCCAGCGCCACCTGGGGCACCTACGTGCGCTGCCACGACGACATCGGGTGGGCCATTCTGGACAGCGACGCGGAGCGGGCCGGGCGCTCCGGCGACGCGCACCGCCGCTTCCTGAGCGACTTCTACTCGGGCGAGTATCCCGGCAGCTTCGCGCGTGGGCTGGTGTTCCAGCACAACCCGCGCACTGGCGACCGGCGCATCAGCGGCTCGGCGGCCAGTCTGGCCGGGCTGGAGAGCGCCCGCAGCCCGCTCGACCGCACCCTGGCGCTGGAGCGGCTGCTGCTGCTGCACGCGGTGGCGCTGGCGTTTGGCGGGGTGCCGCTGCTGTATATGGGCGATGAGCAGGCCATGCTCAACGACCTGATGTTCATGACCACTCCCGAGCATGCCGCCGACAACCGCTGGGTCCACCGCCCGCTGATGGACTGGGCCAGGGCCGAGCGCCGCCACGACCTCACCACCGACGAGGGCCGGATGTACCAGGGCCTCACGGGGCTGATCCGGGCGCGGCAGGGGGCGCCGCAGCTGCACGCCAGCGTGGAGGCGCAGGTGTTCCGCAGCCCCAATCCGCACGTGCTGTTCCTGGCGCGGCTGCACCCGGTGGGCACGCTGCTGTGCCTCTACAACTTCAGTCCGCAGCCGCAGCCGTTCGAGGTGGCCGCCCTGCGCCCGCATTTTGGTCAGCGCGCCCGTGACCGCATCAGTGGCGAGACGCTGGACCTGCACGGGCCGCTGCTCACGCTGGCGCCCTACGGCCGGCTGTGGCTGACCGAAGCCCCGGCCTGA
- a CDS encoding general stress protein yields MSQPFSPQQQQLGRLPDNRNRVQVASFEQYLEAQRAVDYLSDHKFPVERTAIVGEGLKIVEQVTGRLDWNRALTLGMSQGAVTGVFIGLIFGFLGFGGRNFLALLLDGLLLGVIIGAVWSLLAYALSGGRRDFTSVGGMRADHYNVLVDPEVAEQARELLAQMR; encoded by the coding sequence ATGAGCCAGCCTTTCTCCCCCCAGCAACAGCAGCTCGGCCGACTGCCCGACAACCGGAACCGGGTGCAGGTCGCCAGTTTTGAGCAGTACCTGGAGGCGCAGCGGGCGGTGGACTACCTCTCGGACCACAAGTTTCCGGTGGAGCGCACGGCCATCGTGGGCGAGGGGCTCAAGATCGTGGAGCAGGTGACGGGCCGGCTGGACTGGAACCGCGCCCTGACGCTGGGCATGAGCCAGGGTGCGGTGACCGGCGTGTTCATCGGCCTGATCTTTGGCTTCCTGGGCTTCGGAGGCCGTAACTTCCTGGCGCTGCTGCTGGACGGCCTGCTGCTGGGCGTGATCATCGGCGCGGTGTGGTCGCTGCTGGCCTACGCGCTGTCCGGCGGGCGGCGCGACTTCACCTCGGTGGGGGGCATGCGCGCCGACCACTACAACGTGCTGGTGGACCCGGAGGTGGCCGAGCAGGCCCGCGAGCTGCTGGCCCAGATGCGCTAG
- the xpt gene encoding xanthine phosphoribosyltransferase yields MQSLVEAIRQRGAILPGGILKVDGLVNHQLLPTLTAEMGQHFAQYFRSERPDKVLTIEVSGIAPALVTAIALGVPMVYARKKRPITMHERAYHAQSVSRTKGGVVDLYVSGEYLGAGDRVLVIDDFLASGRTLLALNSIIQESGATLVGLGCVIEKAFEGGRAQLADLGVPVHTLANILRMSQDEGIVVEAGS; encoded by the coding sequence ATGCAGTCTCTCGTTGAGGCCATTCGACAGCGCGGCGCCATCCTGCCGGGCGGCATCCTGAAGGTGGACGGGCTGGTCAACCACCAGCTGCTCCCCACCCTGACCGCCGAGATGGGCCAGCACTTCGCCCAGTATTTCCGCAGCGAGCGGCCCGACAAGGTGCTGACCATCGAGGTGAGCGGCATCGCACCCGCGCTGGTCACGGCCATCGCGCTGGGCGTGCCGATGGTCTATGCCCGCAAGAAACGGCCCATCACCATGCACGAACGCGCCTACCACGCCCAGAGCGTCAGCCGCACCAAGGGCGGAGTGGTGGATCTGTACGTGTCGGGCGAGTACCTGGGGGCCGGCGACCGGGTGCTGGTGATCGACGACTTCCTGGCGAGCGGCCGGACGCTGCTGGCCCTCAACAGCATCATTCAGGAGAGCGGCGCCACGCTGGTCGGCCTCGGTTGCGTGATCGAGAAGGCCTTCGAGGGCGGCCGGGCTCAGCTGGCCGATCTGGGTGTGCCGGTGCATACCCTCGCGAACATCCTGCGGATGAGCCAGGACGAGGGCATTGTGGTGGAGGCGGGAAGCTAA
- the infA gene encoding translation initiation factor IF-1 — MITLSLACIEPGGYVARRRAPEQREGKRKEKDTDTVRAEGVVVEALPNTTFRVLLDSGHDILAYISGKMRIHYIRILPGDRVVLEISPYDTTRGRIVYRK; from the coding sequence ATGATAACTTTATCTTTGGCTTGCATAGAGCCTGGAGGGTACGTGGCGAGAAGAAGGGCACCAGAACAGCGCGAAGGCAAACGCAAGGAGAAGGACACCGACACCGTCCGCGCCGAAGGCGTGGTCGTGGAGGCCCTGCCCAACACCACATTCCGTGTGTTGCTGGACAGCGGGCATGACATCCTGGCCTACATCAGCGGCAAGATGCGGATTCACTACATCCGGATTCTGCCTGGAGACCGGGTGGTGCTGGAAATTTCCCCTTACGACACCACGCGCGGGCGCATCGTCTACCGCAAGTAG
- the rpmJ gene encoding 50S ribosomal protein L36 — protein sequence MKVRSSVKKMCDKCKVIRRHGRVIVICENVKHKQRQG from the coding sequence ATGAAGGTACGCAGTAGCGTCAAGAAGATGTGCGACAAGTGCAAGGTCATTCGTCGCCATGGGCGCGTGATCGTGATTTGCGAGAACGTGAAGCACAAGCAGAGGCAGGGCTGA
- the rpsK gene encoding 30S ribosomal protein S11 — protein MAKTQQKGKTPRRVRRNISAGRAYIHASYNNTIVTITDVDGNSVAWSSGGTIGYKGSKKGTPYAAQLAAADAVKKAQSFGMGIVDVIVRGSGSGREQAIRAIQASGIDVKSIMDDTPVPHNGCRPKKKFRL, from the coding sequence ATGGCTAAGACGCAGCAGAAGGGCAAGACCCCCCGCCGGGTCCGCCGTAACATCAGCGCTGGCCGCGCCTACATCCACGCCAGCTACAACAACACCATCGTCACCATCACCGACGTGGACGGCAACAGTGTGGCCTGGAGCAGCGGCGGCACCATCGGCTACAAGGGCAGCAAGAAGGGGACCCCCTACGCCGCCCAGCTGGCCGCCGCCGACGCGGTCAAGAAGGCCCAGAGCTTCGGCATGGGCATCGTGGATGTGATCGTGCGCGGCAGCGGCTCCGGCCGCGAGCAGGCGATCCGCGCCATTCAGGCCTCGGGCATCGACGTCAAGAGCATCATGGACGACACCCCCGTGCCGCACAACGGCTGCCGCCCCAAGAAGAAGTTCCGTCTCTAA
- the rpsD gene encoding 30S ribosomal protein S4 has product MGRFRGSITKQSRREGINLAETEKVQKYLDKRPYAPGQHGQRRGRGRPSDYSVRLREKQKLARLYGMNEKQFRNLFEEAASIPGVTGTVFLQLLERRLDNVVFRMGFASTRRQARQFVGHGHILVNGKRVDIPSYRVKIGDVLTVVERSRQMGFIQENAEASKRRRVSPWLEVNAETFSGTFVRLPAREDLALPINENFIIEYYSR; this is encoded by the coding sequence ATGGGTCGTTTTCGTGGTTCCATCACCAAGCAGAGCCGCCGGGAAGGCATCAACCTGGCGGAGACCGAAAAAGTTCAGAAGTATCTCGACAAGCGCCCTTACGCGCCGGGCCAGCACGGCCAGCGCCGTGGCCGTGGTCGCCCCAGCGACTACAGCGTGCGCCTGCGTGAAAAGCAGAAGCTGGCCCGCCTGTACGGCATGAACGAGAAGCAGTTCCGCAACCTCTTCGAGGAAGCGGCCAGCATTCCCGGCGTGACCGGCACCGTGTTCCTGCAGCTGCTGGAGCGCCGCCTCGACAACGTCGTGTTCCGCATGGGCTTTGCCAGCACCCGCCGGCAGGCCCGTCAGTTCGTCGGGCACGGCCACATCCTGGTGAACGGCAAGCGCGTGGACATCCCCAGCTACCGGGTCAAGATCGGTGACGTACTGACCGTGGTCGAGCGCAGCCGCCAGATGGGCTTCATCCAGGAGAACGCCGAGGCCAGCAAGCGCCGCCGCGTCAGCCCCTGGCTGGAAGTGAACGCTGAGACCTTCAGCGGCACCTTCGTGCGCCTGCCGGCCCGCGAGGATCTGGCGCTGCCCATCAACGAGAACTTCATCATCGAGTATTACTCGCGTTAA
- a CDS encoding DNA-directed RNA polymerase subunit alpha: MDQKRPQLKARVDGDYGEFTLEPLRRGYGVTIGNPLRRILLSSIPGTAVTSVYIEDVLHEFSTIPGVQEDVIRLILNLKELVVRFHAPGPKTLTLRAQGQGVVRASAFEVPSDAEIVNPDLVIANLAEDGRLVMEVRVEEGEGYVPADKHATKDRINSIPVDAVFTPVKRVAYHVENTRVGQQTDLDRLILRVWTDGSANPQSTLDKAVEILRDELSVFGNVETVTIESAPAPVIPAAVYEPNPAPALSINPQPYPSDLDNPGVTLEGLGLTTRVLHSLKEEGIDSVDALCALSDRDLKKVPGIGERSLDEIKQQLAQFGLALKD, encoded by the coding sequence GTGGATCAAAAGCGTCCCCAGCTCAAGGCCCGTGTCGACGGCGACTACGGCGAATTTACCCTGGAACCGCTCCGGCGCGGCTACGGCGTCACCATCGGCAACCCGCTGCGCCGCATCCTGCTGTCGAGCATCCCCGGCACGGCGGTCACCAGCGTGTACATCGAGGACGTGCTGCACGAATTCTCGACCATTCCTGGCGTTCAGGAGGACGTGATCCGTCTGATCCTGAACCTCAAGGAACTGGTGGTGCGCTTCCACGCCCCCGGCCCCAAGACCCTGACGCTGCGTGCCCAGGGCCAGGGTGTGGTGCGGGCCAGCGCCTTCGAGGTGCCGTCCGACGCCGAGATCGTCAACCCGGACCTGGTGATCGCCAACCTCGCCGAGGATGGCCGGCTGGTCATGGAAGTGCGCGTGGAGGAAGGCGAGGGTTACGTGCCCGCCGACAAGCACGCCACCAAGGACCGCATCAACAGCATCCCGGTGGACGCGGTGTTCACCCCGGTCAAGCGTGTGGCCTATCACGTCGAGAACACTCGCGTGGGTCAGCAGACCGACCTGGACCGGCTGATCCTGCGCGTCTGGACCGACGGGAGCGCCAACCCGCAGAGCACCCTCGACAAGGCTGTCGAGATTCTGCGCGACGAGCTGTCGGTGTTCGGCAACGTGGAGACCGTGACCATCGAGAGCGCGCCCGCTCCGGTGATTCCGGCCGCCGTGTACGAGCCGAACCCCGCCCCCGCGCTCAGCATCAACCCGCAGCCGTACCCCAGCGACCTGGATAACCCCGGCGTCACGCTGGAGGGCCTGGGCCTGACCACCCGCGTGCTGCACTCGCTGAAGGAAGAGGGCATCGACAGTGTGGACGCCCTGTGCGCCCTGTCGGACCGCGACCTGAAGAAGGTGCCGGGCATCGGCGAGCGCAGCCTCGACGAGATCAAGCAGCAGCTGGCCCAGTTCGGGCTGGCGCTCAAGGACTAA